The Bacteroidia bacterium genome has a segment encoding these proteins:
- a CDS encoding FAD-dependent oxidoreductase, translated as MKRRDFVKNTGLLLTTAALTGYTNHVFGKTKKGKILILGAGFSGLAAAYLLTKNGYTVTLLEARSRAGGRVFTYTIHDNLTVELGAEWVGASHERLLSLCREFSLSLQEHRFKEETFTHGNRRKHEFQKNWVQKYEALLTAYRQMSEKEKQKLDSIDWWRYLVNNGIDEEDLLVKELLDSTDFGESIRFVSANAALSEYAESSPDNEMDFKITGGNSKLTEAFIQKIGPQNIKLEHVITKIEQGKFGVKVTCNNNATFIADVAICTLPTYAISKIEWIPPLPENKQKAIQSLQYARIYKNQLLFAERFWQRENFAMVTDLLGHYFFHTTQKQNHSHGVLTSYSTGDKAMTLGSLSESLRKTLLENDVNTMLGTNQKVQKYVGYYWGSDKFTQGAYAIYGKDQWYTIRPVLKKPFENVLFAGEHLADWQGFMEGAINTGEEAAQDILN; from the coding sequence ATGAAGCGCAGAGATTTCGTAAAAAATACAGGGCTGCTATTGACTACCGCAGCCTTGACTGGCTATACTAATCACGTATTCGGAAAAACAAAGAAAGGTAAAATTCTAATTCTTGGAGCAGGATTTTCAGGTTTAGCCGCAGCCTATTTGCTTACCAAAAATGGCTATACAGTTACCTTGTTAGAAGCGCGGAGCAGGGCAGGTGGAAGAGTTTTTACTTATACCATTCACGATAATTTAACTGTAGAATTAGGCGCAGAGTGGGTAGGTGCTTCTCATGAACGACTACTGTCGTTATGTAGAGAATTCAGTTTATCCTTGCAAGAGCATAGATTCAAAGAAGAAACATTTACACATGGTAACCGCAGAAAACACGAATTTCAAAAAAACTGGGTACAAAAATACGAAGCACTGCTCACTGCATATCGTCAAATGAGTGAAAAAGAGAAACAAAAACTAGACAGTATAGATTGGTGGCGCTATTTAGTCAATAATGGTATTGATGAGGAAGATTTACTCGTAAAGGAACTTTTAGATAGCACAGATTTCGGAGAGAGCATTCGTTTCGTATCGGCAAATGCAGCTTTGAGCGAATACGCTGAATCTAGCCCTGACAACGAAATGGACTTCAAAATTACAGGTGGAAATAGCAAACTGACTGAAGCTTTTATTCAAAAGATAGGTCCTCAAAATATCAAACTAGAACATGTAATTACTAAAATTGAGCAAGGTAAATTTGGCGTAAAAGTTACCTGTAACAACAATGCTACGTTCATCGCAGACGTAGCTATTTGTACCTTACCTACGTATGCAATCTCTAAAATAGAATGGATACCTCCACTACCTGAAAATAAACAAAAAGCTATTCAATCTTTGCAATATGCACGAATATATAAAAATCAACTTCTTTTTGCAGAAAGATTTTGGCAGAGGGAGAATTTTGCTATGGTAACCGATTTATTGGGACATTACTTCTTTCACACTACCCAAAAGCAAAATCATTCTCACGGAGTTTTGACCTCTTACAGCACAGGTGATAAAGCTATGACCTTAGGTTCTTTAAGCGAATCTTTACGAAAAACTCTTTTAGAAAATGATGTAAATACCATGTTAGGTACAAACCAAAAAGTACAAAAATATGTAGGTTACTATTGGGGAAGCGATAAGTTTACGCAGGGTGCTTATGCGATATACGGAAAAGATCAGTGGTATACTATTCGCCCTGTGCTAAAAAAGCCTTTTGAAAATGTACTTTTTGCAGGTGAACATCTTGCGGATTGGCAAGGTTTTATGGAAG